CAATGAGTCTCTACGGAATAAATTCCTAGAGTCTCATATTCGCATCAGTTACGAAACGCTCTTACTCCTACCATAGAATCCCAAAGGACTCCATCTTTTTTCATAAAATCTGTGGTCTCTAAACCTTCTTGTTTAAAGACATAATTGAGTTTTATTATTTAAATCTGCTTTGCGGATGAAGATTGTCATTCCTCATTTTGTTAAGAAAAAGTGACAGTGTATGGACAGATTGCAGGTTCTGTGGTTCAATAAATGTATCAGGGTGTCATAGCTCAGTTGGATAGAGCAAGCGTTTCCTAAACGCTAGGTCGGGGGTTCGAGACCCTTTGGCACCGCTAGTAAAAAAATCCACTGGTTAAACCAGTGGATTTTTTGTTCATTATCTACAATTCTCTTCTACCCATTCAATAGCACGCCAGGCACGTCCTGAGATATTATTTCCATGATTTCCCACTTCCAATGTAAACTTGAAATCACCTGGTTGAAATTTCGGCTCATAAAAATCTTTTAATGCTATCGTATTTAGAGTTTGGTCTGCTGTTAAATTCGTCGCAGTCGTTCCTTCTTGGTCTCCCACACTCATGTATAATTTTGGATGAGCGGCTTTAAAAGGATGTTCTTTTAAATAGTCCAGAAAATCAGGAAACCACAGCGATGAAGAACAGCTGAGGGCGGTCCCAAATAAATTAGTGTTCACCGCTGCGTACAGGCTGAATAATCCACCTAGCGAATAACCACCGATAACTCTCTTTTCTTCGCTTGAGGCAAAAGCATATTTACTCTCACAAAATGGAATAACATGTGTTGCGAAAAACGAAAGATGTTCTGCAGCTTTCCCACCGAAATCCATCGGCATGCTTTCTGACGCCTGGAGAGGCCACGGTGTATAATCATCTGTTCGATTATTTGCATTTATGAGTACAAAATTGAGTGCAGGTTGATGTTTGCGAATCCAATGATTAAAAGGTTCTTCGAATTGATCTCCATCTAAAAAATAAATGGTCGTAGCATCTTTGACATTGGAACGATAAACATATAGCTTCACTCCCTCAATTTCTTGTTGGATCCATACAGAATTTTTAACCATGGCGATTCCCTTTCTACTGCTTAGTCTCCACTATTTTAACAGTTTTCCTCGCGCTTGATAAGCCCAAATGAAAAGACGTCAGAGATAAACACTGACGTCTAATTGTTGTTATATCAATTTAACGGAAAATTTGTCCCGATTTTTGGTTCATAAATTCAAAGACTTCATCTTCATTGAATGGATTCCAGTCTCCAAAAACAGTATGTTTTAAGACTGAACTTGCAGTTCCAAAGTCAACAATTTGTTGGCTGTTCCACCCTTTTAGAACCCCGTTTAAAATCCCAGCAGCGAAGGCATCTCCTCCACCTACTCGGTCGATGATTGGATTAATGTCATATAGTTTAGACTCTACGAATGCTCCATCTTCACCTGCGAAGAATCCTTGTAATTCGTTATGATTTGTTGAAATGACATTTCGTTTTGTTGAATACAACACTTTAATATTTGGATATTTTGCTTGAATTCGTTTGTAAATTTCTTCTAGGGAAACATTTTCGTCTTCTGATGCTACTTTCAAGAAATGAATCGCATCTAATCTACCCGCAGAAAGAATATCTACATACGGTAAGATTTGTTGGAAACAAGGATAAGCTTCCTCATAACTCCAAAGCTTACTGCGGTAGTTCATATCAAAACTTACACAGCATCCATATTCTTTTGCTTTACGAACGACTTCAACAGTCCAGGATTGCCATTTCTTAGAAAGAGCTGGTAGAA
This Granulicatella adiacens ATCC 49175 DNA region includes the following protein-coding sequences:
- a CDS encoding alpha/beta hydrolase — protein: MVKNSVWIQQEIEGVKLYVYRSNVKDATTIYFLDGDQFEEPFNHWIRKHQPALNFVLINANNRTDDYTPWPLQASESMPMDFGGKAAEHLSFFATHVIPFCESKYAFASSEEKRVIGGYSLGGLFSLYAAVNTNLFGTALSCSSSLWFPDFLDYLKEHPFKAAHPKLYMSVGDQEGTTATNLTADQTLNTIALKDFYEPKFQPGDFKFTLEVGNHGNNISGRAWRAIEWVEENCR
- a CDS encoding sugar kinase; this translates as MKVITLGEVLLRLSTAEDVRLKSTKEFRVCYGGAEANVGISLAHFGHNVSVASVLPQDNPLNDAVSSRLRMNGINTDLVATEYGRLGTYFLEQGNDVRASRVTYDRLYSSISVLNELCWNLDEIFKGVDLLHISGILPALSKKWQSWTVEVVRKAKEYGCCVSFDMNYRSKLWSYEEAYPCFQQILPYVDILSAGRLDAIHFLKVASEDENVSLEEIYKRIQAKYPNIKVLYSTKRNVISTNHNELQGFFAGEDGAFVESKLYDINPIIDRVGGGDAFAAGILNGVLKGWNSQQIVDFGTASSVLKHTVFGDWNPFNEDEVFEFMNQKSGQIFR